The segment CCGGGGCGCTCCAGCGCGGCATCCACGTTGGTCTTCAGCGGGATCTTCTTGCCGCCACGCACGCCTTCGTCGGCGGTCACCACCACCTTGCACTGCGAGTCGGCGATGCGCCCGGCCAGCGAGTCGGGCGAGAAGCCGCCGAACACCACCGAGTGCACCGCGCCGATGCGCGCGCACGCCAGCATCGCCATTGCGGCCTCGGGAATCATCGGCAGGTAGATCGCCACGCGATCGCCCTTCTGCACCCCCAGGTGCTTGAGCGTGTTGGCGAACTTGCAGACCTCGGTGTGCAGCTCGCGGTAGCTGATGTGGCGCGACTCGTTCGGATCGTCGCCCTCGAAGATGATCGCGGTCTTGTCGCCGCGCTTCTCGAGATGTCGATCCAGGCAGTTGGCGGCGACGTTGAGCGCGCCGTCCTCGTACCAGCGGATGAACAGGTTGTGCGGGTCGTACGAGGTGTTCTTGATCTTCGTCGGCGCCTTCATCCAGTCCAGCCGCTGGCCGACGCGGCCCCAGAAGCCCTCCGGATCCTTCACCGATTCGGCGTAGAGGCGCTCGTAGTCCTCACGGTTCACCCGGGCGTGGGCGGCGAATTCGGGATTGACCGGATAGACCTTGGACATGACGGGCTCCTTCGAATGGCTTCGTGGCGCGGGACGCAGATGCCCGCGCGGTTGACCGAGTGTAGCGTTCGACGCGGTGCAGCACCCCGGTGGAACCGCTTCGACTTTCGTCGATTCTCGACCAAAGCCGAATAGCTGCGCGCATTGCAGCATCCCCATGCTCGGCCCTGCCACCGCTGCGACGTCTTGTCTCCGGCGTGTCTCTCGCTCGGCGGCACCACGTGTTCGACGGGACACACGGACCGGGGGGTCCGTCCCGACACATGGCCGCGATGATGCGGCGCCATCTCCGCCAGGGTGCGGAGCCGTTCTTACCAGAGGGGAATACAGCATGGCCACCACCGGCATCACCGCGGACACCTCGCTCGATGTCAGCCATCGGCGGGTGATCTTCGCGTCCAGCCTCGGCACCGTCTTCGAGTGGTACGACTTCTACCTTTACGGTTCGCTGGCGGCGATCATCGCCAAGCAGTTCTTCTCCGGCCTCAATGAGGCGTCCGCATTCGTGTTCGCGCTGCTGGCATTCGCCGCCGGCTTCGCGGTGCGTCCGTTCGGCGCGATCGTATTCGGTCGCATCGGCGACATGGTCGGACGCAAATACACCTTCCTGGTCACGATCCTGATCATGGGTCTGTCGACCTTCCTGGTCGGCGTATTGCCGGGCTACAACAGCATCGGCGTGGCCGCCCCGGTGATCCTGATCGCACTGCGCCTGCTGCAGGGCCTGGCGCTGGGCGGCGAGTACGGCGGCGCGGCCACCTACGTGGCCGAGCATGCGCCGGACGGCAAGCGCGGCCTCTACACCAGCTTCATCCAGATCACCGCCACCTTCGGCCTGTTCATCTCGCTGCTGGTGATCCTGGGCTGCAAGATGGCGCTGGGTCCGAAGTTCGACGAGTGGGGCTGGCGCATCCCGTTCCTGCTGTCCTCGGTGCTGCTGGCGGTGTCGGTGTACATCCGCCTGCAGCTGTCCGAGTCGCCGGCGTTCAAGCAGATGAAGGAAGAGGGTCGTCATTCCACCGCGCCGCTGACCGAGTCGTTCGCCCGCTGGGGCAATCTCAAGGTGGTGATCCTGGCGCTGCTCGGTGCCACCGCCGGCCAGGCCGTGGTGTGGTACGCCGGCCAGTTCTACGCGATGTACTTCCTCGGCAACACGCTGAAGATCGATGCCACCACCACCCAGCTGATGATCGCCGGTGCGTTGCTGATCGGCACCCCGTTCTTCGTGGTGTTCGGCTGGCTGTCCGACCGCGTCGGCCGCAAGCCGGTAGTGCTCGCCGGCTGCCTGCTGGCCGCGCTCACCTACTTTCCGATCTTCAAGGCGCTTACCCACTACGGCAACCCGGCGATCGAGGCGGCCAGCACGTCGGCACCGATCCGCGTCACCGCCGATCCGAAGGACTGCCACGTGCAGATCGACCTGATCGGCAAGAAGGTGTTCACCAGCTCGTGCGACGT is part of the Dyella thiooxydans genome and harbors:
- a CDS encoding MFS transporter; amino-acid sequence: MATTGITADTSLDVSHRRVIFASSLGTVFEWYDFYLYGSLAAIIAKQFFSGLNEASAFVFALLAFAAGFAVRPFGAIVFGRIGDMVGRKYTFLVTILIMGLSTFLVGVLPGYNSIGVAAPVILIALRLLQGLALGGEYGGAATYVAEHAPDGKRGLYTSFIQITATFGLFISLLVILGCKMALGPKFDEWGWRIPFLLSSVLLAVSVYIRLQLSESPAFKQMKEEGRHSTAPLTESFARWGNLKVVILALLGATAGQAVVWYAGQFYAMYFLGNTLKIDATTTQLMIAGALLIGTPFFVVFGWLSDRVGRKPVVLAGCLLAALTYFPIFKALTHYGNPAIEAASTSAPIRVTADPKDCHVQIDLIGKKVFTSSCDVAKSFLTKRGVPYENVAAAPGTVAVVSVGGKDFPSFDGSQMAKADFAAKVKAFGEEVGAAVNTAGYPAKADPAMINKPMVMLLLWILVIYVTMVYGPIAAWLVEMFPTRIRYTSMSLPYHIGNGWFGGFLPSVSFGIVAATGDFYAGLWYPIIIAAMSVVIGGLFLHETKHVSIHD